In Palaemon carinicauda isolate YSFRI2023 chromosome 18, ASM3689809v2, whole genome shotgun sequence, a genomic segment contains:
- the LOC137657872 gene encoding uncharacterized protein isoform X2, translating into MIKIVILAALFPVVILAAIENKTTVFGLNLKTSHKVSPAWIEKEIQFPNGTLDVTICVNILLRFKLYNRVAFLTLHKRIGFIMEEVNTILMQRSLFYYGSTSVTPFIWNHVCVVFGTNPTVYRNAEPFPVVPVAGTDEAFVDFSIRKLAYNEEIPEGDLSEGPWKAFTENHFIVTTLQRNGSQLDYTPFSEMSNRTKAFEISEEKSVDVYLPYDTHKYVVALGNYDYYNSLAICRIMKGSIPNIEDPVFTDLGAKAARTFTNSTFMFWVRSQTISCPAAIFSPVVWEPYIMNAKCFEKTLYISCKVPTNLTFELRANGFPAASENFYFEPKNFYPRFLSLEGLEISVAPSEIYGYEIFLKEHFEGTVVAVAHLSDSNPFGRNDWTFVKRNETKSMVLTGCGRDEFTCNNGSCIEIEKRCDGKNDCGDQSDEVCNLVKPLPLSYRPNRPHLPETPLELQVFIRKIALVDVDTGMITLQLEMKSSWKDSRVTLIQLSNTSEDNIITETIWTPHYWFLNAVFKDNKDYLDQVNVIKNIIANKNGAGTANVLESQEGYEYEGDTEASFTRTEMISSSFDCDFSLELFPFDSHGCMIILKLRQSGKQVAYFDANMMYLQPDNFTLPVFTTLPVCHTYAKMQGPGNKSNEMKIHVLLQRRYGSYVLTTFLPCVILTLIGSFTQFFAYDNFSDRTMVTLSCLIVITSLFGQVSSQVPVSAQPKLIDGYFFFAMMRLFICFLHHTILRILRILLEKNEEVNKERKIQELITSKDKALLQKLERDRDYIPYPPTYILPGKTLPASNAWQTTPDTGLTSPKGRMRADEIFNIVSIIFGYLVDIIGYSAFAYFIVTRDKDKRKQYEANCLEHELVIE; encoded by the exons ATGATCAAGATAGTGATACTAGCTGCGCTATTCCCTGTGGTTATTTTGGCGGCAATTG AAAACAAGACCACAGTTTTCGGACTGAACCTGAAGACCTCCCACAAAGTGTCCCCGGCGTGGATCGAGAAGGAGATCCAGTTCCCAAACGGCACGCTAGATGTCACCATCTGCGTCAACATTTTGCTGAGGTTTAAACTCTACAACCGGGTGGCTTTTTTGACCCTACACAAACGAATTGGATTTATAA TGGAGGAAGTGAACACGATTCTGATGCAGAGGAGCCTATTTTATTACGGGTCCACATCTGTCACACCCTTCATCTGGAATCACGTCTGTGTCGTGTTCGGTACGAATCCCACCGTCTACCGGAACGCCGAGCCATTTCCCGTGGTACCAGTGGCTGGAACGGATGAAGCTTTCGTTGATTTCAGT atcaGGAAACTTGCATACAACGAAGAAATCCCTGAAGGAGATCTGTCCGAAGGTCCATGGAAGGCCTTCACCGAAAATCACTTCATCGTCACCACCCTGCAACGTAATGGCTCCCAACTGGATTACACGCCCTTTTCCGAGATGTCCAACAG aACCAAGGCCTTCGAAATATCGGAGGAGAAATCGGTCGACGTGTACCTGCCTTACGACACGCACAAATATGTCGTGGCCTtgggaaattatgattattataattcctTGGCGATATGCCGAATCATGAAGGGCAGCATTCCCAACATCGAGGACCCTGTATTTACCGACCTGGGTGCAAAG GCAGCGCGTACATTTACAAATTCAACATTCATGTTTTGGGTGAGAAGCCAAACAATCTCGTGCCCCGCTGCGATATTCTCTCCTGTAGTGTGGGAGCCCTACATTATGAATGCTAAATGTTTTGAAAAAACACTCTACATTTCTTGCAAA GTGCCTACTAACCTGACGTTTGAACTGCGTGCAAATGGTTTCCCGGCAGCATCAGAAAACTTCTACTTTGAACCAAAAAACTTTTACCCTCGTTTCTTGTCCCTTGAGGGCTTGGAAATCAGCGTCGCTCCATCTGAGATCTACGGCTATGAGATATTCCTCAAGGAACACTTCGAAGGGACTGTTGTGGCTGTTGCACACCTGAGTGATTCCAATCCTTTCGGGAGGAATGACTGGACATTCGTGAAGAGGAACGAGACGAAATCCATGGTCCTTACTGGATGTGGGAGG GACGAGTTCACTTGCAACAACGGATCTTGCATCGAAATAGAAAAGAGATGTGACGGAAAGAACGACTGCGGTGATCAGTCAGACGAGGTCTGTAACCTGGTCAAGCCTCTCCCTCTGTCATACAGACCCAACAGACCCCACTTGCCAGAGACGCCGTTGGAACTCCAGGTTTTTATTAGAAAGATCGCCTTGGTCGATGTGGATACGGGGATGATCACGCTTCAGTTAGAG ATGAAATCTTCATGGAAGGACAGCCGTGTCACCCTCATTCAGCTGAGTAATACCAGCGAAGATAACATTATTACCGAGACAATTTGGACACCACACTACTGGTTCTTGAATGCTGTTTTTAAGGATAACAAAGACTATCTTGATCAAGTTAATGTCATTAAGAATATCATTGCCAACAAGAATGGAGCTGGCACTGCCAATGTCCTTGAAAGCCAAGAGG GATACGAATATGAAGGGGACACTGAAGCAAGCTTCACTCGCACCGAGATGATTTCATCTTCATTCGACTGTGACTTCAGTCTCGAGCTCTTTCCATTTGATTCCCACGGCTGCATGATTATCTTGAAGCTGAGGCAGAGTGGAAAGCAGGTTGCTTATTTTGATGCTAAT ATGATGTACTTACAACCGGATAATTTCACCTTACCCGTCTTCACGACTCTTCCAGTGTGCCACACTTATGCCAAAATGCAGGGTCCGGGAAATAAATCCAATGAAATGAAAATTCAC GTTTTGCTGCAGCGCCGATATGGATCTTACGTCCTCACCACATTTTTGCCGTGTGTAATTCTCACCCTGATTGGATCTTTCACACAGTTTTTCGCCTATGATAACTTCAG TGACCGCACAATGGTAACACTGTCGTGCTTGATTGTGATAACTTCTCTTTTCGGTCAAGTGTCTTCACAAGTTCCAGTATCGGCTCAACCAAAACTCATAGATGGGTATTTCTTCTTTGCCATGATGCGACTATTCATATGTTTCCTCCATCACACCATTCTCCGTATACTTCGAATACTTCTGGAAAAGAATGAGGAAGtgaacaaagagagaaaaatacaaGAGCTGATAACATCCAAGGATAAAGCTCTTCTTCAGAAACTTGAAAGGGATAGAGACTACATCCCATACCCTCCAACTTATATTCTACCCGGTAAAACGCTTCCAGCATCAAACGCATGGCAGACGACGCCTGACACTGGCCTTACTTCACCGAAAGGAAGAATGAGGGCTGATGAAATCTTTAACATTGTCAGTATTATATTTGGGTACTTGGTCGATATCATTGGGTATTCCGCGTTTGCCTATTTCATCGTGACAAGGGATAAGGACAAAAGAAAACAATATGAGGCCAACTGTCTTGAACATGAATTAGTCATTGAATGA
- the LOC137657872 gene encoding uncharacterized protein isoform X5 produces the protein MIKIVILAALFPVVILAAIENKTTVFGLNLKTSHKVSPAWIEKEIQFPNGTLDVTICVNILLRFKLYNRVAFLTLHKRIGFIMEEVNTILMQRSLFYYGSTSVTPFIWNHVCVVFGTNPTVYRNAEPFPVVPVAGTDEAFVDFSMPFNVSVSLPSGLFPDKTVGGFCGYATIPNIFARHLAIEEIRKLAYNEEIPEGDLSEGPWKAFTENHFIVTTLQRNGSQLDYTPFSEMSNRTKAFEISEEKSVDVYLPYDTHKYVVALGNYDYYNSLAICRIMKGSIPNIEDPVFTDLGAKAARTFTNSTFMFWVRSQTISCPAAIFSPVVWEPYIMNAKCFEKTLYISCKDEFTCNNGSCIEIEKRCDGKNDCGDQSDEVCNLVKPLPLSYRPNRPHLPETPLELQVFIRKIALVDVDTGMITLQLEMKSSWKDSRVTLIQLSNTSEDNIITETIWTPHYWFLNAVFKDNKDYLDQVNVIKNIIANKNGAGTANVLESQEGYEYEGDTEASFTRTEMISSSFDCDFSLELFPFDSHGCMIILKLRQSGKQVAYFDANMMYLQPDNFTLPVFTTLPVCHTYAKMQGPGNKSNEMKIHVLLQRRYGSYVLTTFLPCVILTLIGSFTQFFAYDNFSDRTMVTLSCLIVITSLFGQVSSQVPVSAQPKLIDGYFFFAMMRLFICFLHHTILRILRILLEKNEEVNKERKIQELITSKDKALLQKLERDRDYIPYPPTYILPGKTLPASNAWQTTPDTGLTSPKGRMRADEIFNIVSIIFGYLVDIIGYSAFAYFIVTRDKDKRKQYEANCLEHELVIE, from the exons ATGATCAAGATAGTGATACTAGCTGCGCTATTCCCTGTGGTTATTTTGGCGGCAATTG AAAACAAGACCACAGTTTTCGGACTGAACCTGAAGACCTCCCACAAAGTGTCCCCGGCGTGGATCGAGAAGGAGATCCAGTTCCCAAACGGCACGCTAGATGTCACCATCTGCGTCAACATTTTGCTGAGGTTTAAACTCTACAACCGGGTGGCTTTTTTGACCCTACACAAACGAATTGGATTTATAA TGGAGGAAGTGAACACGATTCTGATGCAGAGGAGCCTATTTTATTACGGGTCCACATCTGTCACACCCTTCATCTGGAATCACGTCTGTGTCGTGTTCGGTACGAATCCCACCGTCTACCGGAACGCCGAGCCATTTCCCGTGGTACCAGTGGCTGGAACGGATGAAGCTTTCGTTGATTTCAGT ATGCCGTTCAACGTGTCTGTGAGCTTACCCAGCGGTCTGTTTCCAGACAAAACAGTCGGCGGCTTCTGTGGCTATGCCACCATTCCTAATATCTTTGCCAGACATCTAGCAATTGAAGAG atcaGGAAACTTGCATACAACGAAGAAATCCCTGAAGGAGATCTGTCCGAAGGTCCATGGAAGGCCTTCACCGAAAATCACTTCATCGTCACCACCCTGCAACGTAATGGCTCCCAACTGGATTACACGCCCTTTTCCGAGATGTCCAACAG aACCAAGGCCTTCGAAATATCGGAGGAGAAATCGGTCGACGTGTACCTGCCTTACGACACGCACAAATATGTCGTGGCCTtgggaaattatgattattataattcctTGGCGATATGCCGAATCATGAAGGGCAGCATTCCCAACATCGAGGACCCTGTATTTACCGACCTGGGTGCAAAG GCAGCGCGTACATTTACAAATTCAACATTCATGTTTTGGGTGAGAAGCCAAACAATCTCGTGCCCCGCTGCGATATTCTCTCCTGTAGTGTGGGAGCCCTACATTATGAATGCTAAATGTTTTGAAAAAACACTCTACATTTCTTGCAAA GACGAGTTCACTTGCAACAACGGATCTTGCATCGAAATAGAAAAGAGATGTGACGGAAAGAACGACTGCGGTGATCAGTCAGACGAGGTCTGTAACCTGGTCAAGCCTCTCCCTCTGTCATACAGACCCAACAGACCCCACTTGCCAGAGACGCCGTTGGAACTCCAGGTTTTTATTAGAAAGATCGCCTTGGTCGATGTGGATACGGGGATGATCACGCTTCAGTTAGAG ATGAAATCTTCATGGAAGGACAGCCGTGTCACCCTCATTCAGCTGAGTAATACCAGCGAAGATAACATTATTACCGAGACAATTTGGACACCACACTACTGGTTCTTGAATGCTGTTTTTAAGGATAACAAAGACTATCTTGATCAAGTTAATGTCATTAAGAATATCATTGCCAACAAGAATGGAGCTGGCACTGCCAATGTCCTTGAAAGCCAAGAGG GATACGAATATGAAGGGGACACTGAAGCAAGCTTCACTCGCACCGAGATGATTTCATCTTCATTCGACTGTGACTTCAGTCTCGAGCTCTTTCCATTTGATTCCCACGGCTGCATGATTATCTTGAAGCTGAGGCAGAGTGGAAAGCAGGTTGCTTATTTTGATGCTAAT ATGATGTACTTACAACCGGATAATTTCACCTTACCCGTCTTCACGACTCTTCCAGTGTGCCACACTTATGCCAAAATGCAGGGTCCGGGAAATAAATCCAATGAAATGAAAATTCAC GTTTTGCTGCAGCGCCGATATGGATCTTACGTCCTCACCACATTTTTGCCGTGTGTAATTCTCACCCTGATTGGATCTTTCACACAGTTTTTCGCCTATGATAACTTCAG TGACCGCACAATGGTAACACTGTCGTGCTTGATTGTGATAACTTCTCTTTTCGGTCAAGTGTCTTCACAAGTTCCAGTATCGGCTCAACCAAAACTCATAGATGGGTATTTCTTCTTTGCCATGATGCGACTATTCATATGTTTCCTCCATCACACCATTCTCCGTATACTTCGAATACTTCTGGAAAAGAATGAGGAAGtgaacaaagagagaaaaatacaaGAGCTGATAACATCCAAGGATAAAGCTCTTCTTCAGAAACTTGAAAGGGATAGAGACTACATCCCATACCCTCCAACTTATATTCTACCCGGTAAAACGCTTCCAGCATCAAACGCATGGCAGACGACGCCTGACACTGGCCTTACTTCACCGAAAGGAAGAATGAGGGCTGATGAAATCTTTAACATTGTCAGTATTATATTTGGGTACTTGGTCGATATCATTGGGTATTCCGCGTTTGCCTATTTCATCGTGACAAGGGATAAGGACAAAAGAAAACAATATGAGGCCAACTGTCTTGAACATGAATTAGTCATTGAATGA
- the LOC137657872 gene encoding uncharacterized protein isoform X1 gives MIKIVILAALFPVVILAAIENKTTVFGLNLKTSHKVSPAWIEKEIQFPNGTLDVTICVNILLRFKLYNRVAFLTLHKRIGFIMEEVNTILMQRSLFYYGSTSVTPFIWNHVCVVFGTNPTVYRNAEPFPVVPVAGTDEAFVDFSMPFNVSVSLPSGLFPDKTVGGFCGYATIPNIFARHLAIEEIRKLAYNEEIPEGDLSEGPWKAFTENHFIVTTLQRNGSQLDYTPFSEMSNRTKAFEISEEKSVDVYLPYDTHKYVVALGNYDYYNSLAICRIMKGSIPNIEDPVFTDLGAKAARTFTNSTFMFWVRSQTISCPAAIFSPVVWEPYIMNAKCFEKTLYISCKVPTNLTFELRANGFPAASENFYFEPKNFYPRFLSLEGLEISVAPSEIYGYEIFLKEHFEGTVVAVAHLSDSNPFGRNDWTFVKRNETKSMVLTGCGRDEFTCNNGSCIEIEKRCDGKNDCGDQSDEVCNLVKPLPLSYRPNRPHLPETPLELQVFIRKIALVDVDTGMITLQLEMKSSWKDSRVTLIQLSNTSEDNIITETIWTPHYWFLNAVFKDNKDYLDQVNVIKNIIANKNGAGTANVLESQEGYEYEGDTEASFTRTEMISSSFDCDFSLELFPFDSHGCMIILKLRQSGKQVAYFDANMMYLQPDNFTLPVFTTLPVCHTYAKMQGPGNKSNEMKIHVLLQRRYGSYVLTTFLPCVILTLIGSFTQFFAYDNFSDRTMVTLSCLIVITSLFGQVSSQVPVSAQPKLIDGYFFFAMMRLFICFLHHTILRILRILLEKNEEVNKERKIQELITSKDKALLQKLERDRDYIPYPPTYILPGKTLPASNAWQTTPDTGLTSPKGRMRADEIFNIVSIIFGYLVDIIGYSAFAYFIVTRDKDKRKQYEANCLEHELVIE, from the exons ATGATCAAGATAGTGATACTAGCTGCGCTATTCCCTGTGGTTATTTTGGCGGCAATTG AAAACAAGACCACAGTTTTCGGACTGAACCTGAAGACCTCCCACAAAGTGTCCCCGGCGTGGATCGAGAAGGAGATCCAGTTCCCAAACGGCACGCTAGATGTCACCATCTGCGTCAACATTTTGCTGAGGTTTAAACTCTACAACCGGGTGGCTTTTTTGACCCTACACAAACGAATTGGATTTATAA TGGAGGAAGTGAACACGATTCTGATGCAGAGGAGCCTATTTTATTACGGGTCCACATCTGTCACACCCTTCATCTGGAATCACGTCTGTGTCGTGTTCGGTACGAATCCCACCGTCTACCGGAACGCCGAGCCATTTCCCGTGGTACCAGTGGCTGGAACGGATGAAGCTTTCGTTGATTTCAGT ATGCCGTTCAACGTGTCTGTGAGCTTACCCAGCGGTCTGTTTCCAGACAAAACAGTCGGCGGCTTCTGTGGCTATGCCACCATTCCTAATATCTTTGCCAGACATCTAGCAATTGAAGAG atcaGGAAACTTGCATACAACGAAGAAATCCCTGAAGGAGATCTGTCCGAAGGTCCATGGAAGGCCTTCACCGAAAATCACTTCATCGTCACCACCCTGCAACGTAATGGCTCCCAACTGGATTACACGCCCTTTTCCGAGATGTCCAACAG aACCAAGGCCTTCGAAATATCGGAGGAGAAATCGGTCGACGTGTACCTGCCTTACGACACGCACAAATATGTCGTGGCCTtgggaaattatgattattataattcctTGGCGATATGCCGAATCATGAAGGGCAGCATTCCCAACATCGAGGACCCTGTATTTACCGACCTGGGTGCAAAG GCAGCGCGTACATTTACAAATTCAACATTCATGTTTTGGGTGAGAAGCCAAACAATCTCGTGCCCCGCTGCGATATTCTCTCCTGTAGTGTGGGAGCCCTACATTATGAATGCTAAATGTTTTGAAAAAACACTCTACATTTCTTGCAAA GTGCCTACTAACCTGACGTTTGAACTGCGTGCAAATGGTTTCCCGGCAGCATCAGAAAACTTCTACTTTGAACCAAAAAACTTTTACCCTCGTTTCTTGTCCCTTGAGGGCTTGGAAATCAGCGTCGCTCCATCTGAGATCTACGGCTATGAGATATTCCTCAAGGAACACTTCGAAGGGACTGTTGTGGCTGTTGCACACCTGAGTGATTCCAATCCTTTCGGGAGGAATGACTGGACATTCGTGAAGAGGAACGAGACGAAATCCATGGTCCTTACTGGATGTGGGAGG GACGAGTTCACTTGCAACAACGGATCTTGCATCGAAATAGAAAAGAGATGTGACGGAAAGAACGACTGCGGTGATCAGTCAGACGAGGTCTGTAACCTGGTCAAGCCTCTCCCTCTGTCATACAGACCCAACAGACCCCACTTGCCAGAGACGCCGTTGGAACTCCAGGTTTTTATTAGAAAGATCGCCTTGGTCGATGTGGATACGGGGATGATCACGCTTCAGTTAGAG ATGAAATCTTCATGGAAGGACAGCCGTGTCACCCTCATTCAGCTGAGTAATACCAGCGAAGATAACATTATTACCGAGACAATTTGGACACCACACTACTGGTTCTTGAATGCTGTTTTTAAGGATAACAAAGACTATCTTGATCAAGTTAATGTCATTAAGAATATCATTGCCAACAAGAATGGAGCTGGCACTGCCAATGTCCTTGAAAGCCAAGAGG GATACGAATATGAAGGGGACACTGAAGCAAGCTTCACTCGCACCGAGATGATTTCATCTTCATTCGACTGTGACTTCAGTCTCGAGCTCTTTCCATTTGATTCCCACGGCTGCATGATTATCTTGAAGCTGAGGCAGAGTGGAAAGCAGGTTGCTTATTTTGATGCTAAT ATGATGTACTTACAACCGGATAATTTCACCTTACCCGTCTTCACGACTCTTCCAGTGTGCCACACTTATGCCAAAATGCAGGGTCCGGGAAATAAATCCAATGAAATGAAAATTCAC GTTTTGCTGCAGCGCCGATATGGATCTTACGTCCTCACCACATTTTTGCCGTGTGTAATTCTCACCCTGATTGGATCTTTCACACAGTTTTTCGCCTATGATAACTTCAG TGACCGCACAATGGTAACACTGTCGTGCTTGATTGTGATAACTTCTCTTTTCGGTCAAGTGTCTTCACAAGTTCCAGTATCGGCTCAACCAAAACTCATAGATGGGTATTTCTTCTTTGCCATGATGCGACTATTCATATGTTTCCTCCATCACACCATTCTCCGTATACTTCGAATACTTCTGGAAAAGAATGAGGAAGtgaacaaagagagaaaaatacaaGAGCTGATAACATCCAAGGATAAAGCTCTTCTTCAGAAACTTGAAAGGGATAGAGACTACATCCCATACCCTCCAACTTATATTCTACCCGGTAAAACGCTTCCAGCATCAAACGCATGGCAGACGACGCCTGACACTGGCCTTACTTCACCGAAAGGAAGAATGAGGGCTGATGAAATCTTTAACATTGTCAGTATTATATTTGGGTACTTGGTCGATATCATTGGGTATTCCGCGTTTGCCTATTTCATCGTGACAAGGGATAAGGACAAAAGAAAACAATATGAGGCCAACTGTCTTGAACATGAATTAGTCATTGAATGA
- the LOC137657872 gene encoding uncharacterized protein isoform X4 has product MQRSLFYYGSTSVTPFIWNHVCVVFGTNPTVYRNAEPFPVVPVAGTDEAFVDFSMPFNVSVSLPSGLFPDKTVGGFCGYATIPNIFARHLAIEEIRKLAYNEEIPEGDLSEGPWKAFTENHFIVTTLQRNGSQLDYTPFSEMSNRTKAFEISEEKSVDVYLPYDTHKYVVALGNYDYYNSLAICRIMKGSIPNIEDPVFTDLGAKAARTFTNSTFMFWVRSQTISCPAAIFSPVVWEPYIMNAKCFEKTLYISCKVPTNLTFELRANGFPAASENFYFEPKNFYPRFLSLEGLEISVAPSEIYGYEIFLKEHFEGTVVAVAHLSDSNPFGRNDWTFVKRNETKSMVLTGCGRDEFTCNNGSCIEIEKRCDGKNDCGDQSDEVCNLVKPLPLSYRPNRPHLPETPLELQVFIRKIALVDVDTGMITLQLEMKSSWKDSRVTLIQLSNTSEDNIITETIWTPHYWFLNAVFKDNKDYLDQVNVIKNIIANKNGAGTANVLESQEGYEYEGDTEASFTRTEMISSSFDCDFSLELFPFDSHGCMIILKLRQSGKQVAYFDANMMYLQPDNFTLPVFTTLPVCHTYAKMQGPGNKSNEMKIHVLLQRRYGSYVLTTFLPCVILTLIGSFTQFFAYDNFSDRTMVTLSCLIVITSLFGQVSSQVPVSAQPKLIDGYFFFAMMRLFICFLHHTILRILRILLEKNEEVNKERKIQELITSKDKALLQKLERDRDYIPYPPTYILPGKTLPASNAWQTTPDTGLTSPKGRMRADEIFNIVSIIFGYLVDIIGYSAFAYFIVTRDKDKRKQYEANCLEHELVIE; this is encoded by the exons ATGCAGAGGAGCCTATTTTATTACGGGTCCACATCTGTCACACCCTTCATCTGGAATCACGTCTGTGTCGTGTTCGGTACGAATCCCACCGTCTACCGGAACGCCGAGCCATTTCCCGTGGTACCAGTGGCTGGAACGGATGAAGCTTTCGTTGATTTCAGT ATGCCGTTCAACGTGTCTGTGAGCTTACCCAGCGGTCTGTTTCCAGACAAAACAGTCGGCGGCTTCTGTGGCTATGCCACCATTCCTAATATCTTTGCCAGACATCTAGCAATTGAAGAG atcaGGAAACTTGCATACAACGAAGAAATCCCTGAAGGAGATCTGTCCGAAGGTCCATGGAAGGCCTTCACCGAAAATCACTTCATCGTCACCACCCTGCAACGTAATGGCTCCCAACTGGATTACACGCCCTTTTCCGAGATGTCCAACAG aACCAAGGCCTTCGAAATATCGGAGGAGAAATCGGTCGACGTGTACCTGCCTTACGACACGCACAAATATGTCGTGGCCTtgggaaattatgattattataattcctTGGCGATATGCCGAATCATGAAGGGCAGCATTCCCAACATCGAGGACCCTGTATTTACCGACCTGGGTGCAAAG GCAGCGCGTACATTTACAAATTCAACATTCATGTTTTGGGTGAGAAGCCAAACAATCTCGTGCCCCGCTGCGATATTCTCTCCTGTAGTGTGGGAGCCCTACATTATGAATGCTAAATGTTTTGAAAAAACACTCTACATTTCTTGCAAA GTGCCTACTAACCTGACGTTTGAACTGCGTGCAAATGGTTTCCCGGCAGCATCAGAAAACTTCTACTTTGAACCAAAAAACTTTTACCCTCGTTTCTTGTCCCTTGAGGGCTTGGAAATCAGCGTCGCTCCATCTGAGATCTACGGCTATGAGATATTCCTCAAGGAACACTTCGAAGGGACTGTTGTGGCTGTTGCACACCTGAGTGATTCCAATCCTTTCGGGAGGAATGACTGGACATTCGTGAAGAGGAACGAGACGAAATCCATGGTCCTTACTGGATGTGGGAGG GACGAGTTCACTTGCAACAACGGATCTTGCATCGAAATAGAAAAGAGATGTGACGGAAAGAACGACTGCGGTGATCAGTCAGACGAGGTCTGTAACCTGGTCAAGCCTCTCCCTCTGTCATACAGACCCAACAGACCCCACTTGCCAGAGACGCCGTTGGAACTCCAGGTTTTTATTAGAAAGATCGCCTTGGTCGATGTGGATACGGGGATGATCACGCTTCAGTTAGAG ATGAAATCTTCATGGAAGGACAGCCGTGTCACCCTCATTCAGCTGAGTAATACCAGCGAAGATAACATTATTACCGAGACAATTTGGACACCACACTACTGGTTCTTGAATGCTGTTTTTAAGGATAACAAAGACTATCTTGATCAAGTTAATGTCATTAAGAATATCATTGCCAACAAGAATGGAGCTGGCACTGCCAATGTCCTTGAAAGCCAAGAGG GATACGAATATGAAGGGGACACTGAAGCAAGCTTCACTCGCACCGAGATGATTTCATCTTCATTCGACTGTGACTTCAGTCTCGAGCTCTTTCCATTTGATTCCCACGGCTGCATGATTATCTTGAAGCTGAGGCAGAGTGGAAAGCAGGTTGCTTATTTTGATGCTAAT ATGATGTACTTACAACCGGATAATTTCACCTTACCCGTCTTCACGACTCTTCCAGTGTGCCACACTTATGCCAAAATGCAGGGTCCGGGAAATAAATCCAATGAAATGAAAATTCAC GTTTTGCTGCAGCGCCGATATGGATCTTACGTCCTCACCACATTTTTGCCGTGTGTAATTCTCACCCTGATTGGATCTTTCACACAGTTTTTCGCCTATGATAACTTCAG TGACCGCACAATGGTAACACTGTCGTGCTTGATTGTGATAACTTCTCTTTTCGGTCAAGTGTCTTCACAAGTTCCAGTATCGGCTCAACCAAAACTCATAGATGGGTATTTCTTCTTTGCCATGATGCGACTATTCATATGTTTCCTCCATCACACCATTCTCCGTATACTTCGAATACTTCTGGAAAAGAATGAGGAAGtgaacaaagagagaaaaatacaaGAGCTGATAACATCCAAGGATAAAGCTCTTCTTCAGAAACTTGAAAGGGATAGAGACTACATCCCATACCCTCCAACTTATATTCTACCCGGTAAAACGCTTCCAGCATCAAACGCATGGCAGACGACGCCTGACACTGGCCTTACTTCACCGAAAGGAAGAATGAGGGCTGATGAAATCTTTAACATTGTCAGTATTATATTTGGGTACTTGGTCGATATCATTGGGTATTCCGCGTTTGCCTATTTCATCGTGACAAGGGATAAGGACAAAAGAAAACAATATGAGGCCAACTGTCTTGAACATGAATTAGTCATTGAATGA